In Nitrososphaerota archaeon, one DNA window encodes the following:
- a CDS encoding AAA family ATPase, with product MYAERFRPKNPSMMVGNEESRIGFLNWLKNWKKGSKPALLVGPPGTGKTTLVYAAAETLGFVVLEFNASDVRTKERLSSALLPSTHSVSVLGERLLVFLDEVDGLYARQDYGGLEFIQTFIEESNLPVVLAANVEDDERIRKLLPKCEIFAFKRVPPRLIYLYLQNLVKKEGLRITPETLRRLVEKAGGDMRAALNSLQAVLASPSSEVVEVTRDKMVSLRDALNTLFNSNDRDEARRALEACDTDIVEKIRTIFSSLVNSKLDSQTLLRALEALSAADELAARIKRTQEWRQLRYFHSMLAYLIFDSTPRGVVRFSQDVYPWSVQLRIWNDARVLRSIGRKLGNLLHTSSTEALVVYLPYLARLLSLLDKVEVQRILRGFTYDESELRVLNKEMSRFSK from the coding sequence GTGTACGCTGAGCGGTTTAGGCCGAAGAATCCTTCTATGATGGTGGGTAATGAGGAGAGTAGGATAGGTTTCTTAAACTGGCTTAAGAATTGGAAGAAGGGCTCTAAACCCGCGTTACTTGTTGGTCCTCCGGGTACGGGTAAGACTACACTGGTTTATGCTGCTGCCGAAACCCTCGGTTTCGTGGTGCTGGAGTTTAATGCGAGCGATGTGAGGACGAAGGAGCGGCTTTCATCAGCCCTACTCCCATCCACACACAGCGTAAGTGTCTTAGGTGAGCGCCTACTGGTCTTCTTAGATGAGGTTGACGGGCTCTACGCTAGACAGGATTATGGCGGGCTTGAGTTCATTCAAACCTTTATCGAGGAGAGTAACCTACCCGTCGTCTTAGCTGCCAATGTTGAGGATGACGAGAGGATTAGAAAACTCCTACCCAAATGCGAGATCTTCGCCTTTAAAAGAGTCCCACCACGCCTCATCTACCTCTACCTACAGAATCTGGTGAAGAAGGAAGGGCTTAGAATCACCCCAGAGACCCTACGGAGGCTGGTTGAGAAGGCTGGTGGAGATATGAGGGCTGCGCTGAATAGTCTACAAGCAGTTCTGGCTTCGCCCAGCAGCGAGGTGGTAGAGGTTACACGAGATAAGATGGTGAGTCTGCGAGATGCTTTGAACACGCTCTTTAACTCAAACGATAGAGATGAGGCGAGGCGTGCTCTAGAGGCTTGTGACACAGACATCGTAGAGAAGATCCGCACGATCTTCTCCAGCCTAGTTAACAGCAAGCTCGATTCGCAAACCCTTCTCAGGGCTCTAGAGGCTCTATCAGCTGCTGATGAGTTGGCTGCTAGGATCAAGAGGACTCAGGAGTGGAGGCAGCTAAGATACTTCCACTCTATGCTCGCCTACTTGATCTTCGATTCAACACCGAGAGGTGTGGTCCGCTTCAGCCAAGATGTGTACCCGTGGAGCGTTCAGTTGAGGATCTGGAACGATGCGCGTGTGCTGCGCTCGATAGGGCGTAAGCTCGGTAATCTTCTGCACACATCCTCTACAGAAGCCTTGGTTGTGTACCTACCTTACTTGGCGCGGCTGCTGAGCCTTTTGGACAAGGTGGAGGTGCAGCGCATACTTAGGGGCTTTACCTACGATGAGTCTGAGTTGAGGGTCTTAAATAAGGAGATGTCCAGATTCAGCAAATAG
- the ubiA gene encoding UbiA family prenyltransferase — translation MTLSGLITMMRPLNSTMVGFAVIVGMVVSGFSKMSYSSVVLGFLTGFFISSYSMIINDRYDIDVDRVNNPSRPLVKGSVSIREAEVAAVTLLVLGLATSTLLGWLTLLIAALFALIAWLYNYRVKRYGLLGNMLVSASVAIPYIYGAVAIGAADEPLIYFLALTSFLAGLGREVVKTICDVKGDEIRDVKSVARVWGAKVAAKVSSTFFILAILTSLLPLMLRIVGLVYGVLVSVPICIFVALTVKILRDSSADSAYLVKRVALLGMLLGLIAFMVGGYFRW, via the coding sequence TTGACCCTAAGCGGATTAATCACGATGATGCGCCCCCTTAACTCTACTATGGTGGGCTTTGCGGTCATAGTTGGGATGGTCGTCTCAGGCTTCTCCAAGATGAGTTATTCGAGTGTGGTGCTGGGCTTCCTAACGGGCTTCTTCATATCAAGCTACTCTATGATTATAAACGATAGATACGATATAGATGTGGATAGGGTCAACAACCCCAGCAGACCTCTTGTTAAAGGGAGTGTATCTATTAGGGAGGCTGAGGTTGCTGCTGTAACTCTTCTCGTTTTAGGGCTCGCTACCTCTACCCTTTTAGGCTGGTTAACCCTCCTCATTGCTGCTTTGTTTGCCTTGATCGCTTGGCTCTATAACTATAGGGTTAAGAGGTATGGTCTGCTTGGAAACATGCTTGTTTCGGCTTCGGTAGCCATACCATATATCTACGGCGCAGTCGCTATAGGGGCGGCAGACGAGCCCTTGATCTACTTCCTCGCCTTAACATCGTTTCTTGCTGGGTTGGGGCGTGAAGTCGTTAAAACAATCTGTGATGTTAAGGGAGACGAGATTAGAGATGTCAAGTCTGTGGCGAGGGTGTGGGGAGCTAAAGTGGCTGCTAAAGTAAGCTCTACCTTCTTTATCCTAGCGATCCTGACCAGCTTACTACCACTCATGCTCAGAATAGTGGGGTTAGTTTATGGTGTATTAGTTTCAGTACCGATCTGTATATTTGTTGCGCTGACGGTAAAGATCTTAAGGGACTCTTCTGCTGATAGCGCTTATCTGGTTAAGCGTGTAGCGCTGCTTGGGATGCTGCTCGGTCTAATCGCTTTTATGGTAGGAGGCTACTTCAGGTGGTGA